In Amycolatopsis sp. EV170708-02-1, the following are encoded in one genomic region:
- a CDS encoding TetR/AcrR family transcriptional regulator C-terminal domain-containing protein, with product MARKGSLDLAKITEAAVALLDEAGLTELTTRRLAAKLGVSSPTLYWHVKDKAELLDLVAEAICADAFEIDRSRPWRDQLASGLRQFRALLLRHRDAAALLRERPPIGPHRLGHIETTARILLEAGFSEEDTAGISRLLTAHVLASVETLPARKPDEGFLARLEAYPHVGRLGPAFAAQSGEDVFELGVEVILDGLAARL from the coding sequence GTGGCACGCAAAGGCTCGCTCGACCTCGCCAAGATCACCGAGGCGGCCGTCGCACTGCTCGACGAGGCCGGCCTCACGGAGCTGACCACCCGGCGGCTGGCGGCGAAGCTCGGCGTCAGCTCGCCGACGCTGTACTGGCACGTGAAGGACAAGGCGGAGCTGCTGGATCTCGTCGCCGAGGCGATCTGCGCCGACGCCTTCGAGATCGATCGCTCACGGCCGTGGCGCGATCAGCTCGCCAGCGGGCTCCGGCAGTTCCGCGCCCTGCTGCTGCGTCACCGGGACGCGGCCGCGCTGCTGCGCGAGCGGCCGCCGATCGGCCCGCACCGGCTGGGCCACATCGAGACGACCGCGCGGATCCTGCTGGAAGCGGGCTTCTCCGAAGAGGACACCGCCGGGATTTCGCGGCTGCTCACCGCGCACGTGCTCGCGTCGGTCGAAACGCTTCCCGCGCGGAAGCCGGACGAAGGATTCCTCGCGCGGCTTGAGGCCTATCCGCACGTGGGCAGGCTGGGCCCGGCTTTCGCGGCGCAGAGCGGCGAGGACGTGTTCGAGCTGGGTGTGGAAGTGATCCTGGACGGGCTCGCGGCCCGGCTCTAG
- a CDS encoding ABC transporter substrate-binding protein, translating into MRKTNRRMFLALAGTTVLSACGSNTVQTGNPPPSTAYSAGVTRPKPKPVDLAQWYHPYPEAGVQEAVTRYAAAYQKSKVAVQWNPDDYETKLNAALQAGPVPDVFEGQVTVERVRQNLLVPLDDVIGPVRGDFNPSVLAAQTVDGKTYGIPQALDTQVLFYRKSFLQEAGVQPPRTLDELVDAAKKLSKDGVKGLFAGNDGGAAALAGPLLWSAGLDYVKDGKSVGFDDPRTATAFAKLHELNGSLLLGAATDWPDPLPFIDGLTAMQWTWLWNLPKIQDTLKDDFGVLAFPRLDAAGAPSVPVGGLSAMVHAKSLNPNAAKDFVKWLWLERVDFQQEFATKFGFHLPARLSVLDKVTAAGDAAKLVKENGRAAGPLWTPAANTALVDALGRIARDGADPATETKAAVEAVKAELGRLSA; encoded by the coding sequence GTGCGCAAGACAAACAGGCGGATGTTCCTGGCGCTGGCGGGGACGACGGTGCTCTCCGCCTGCGGGTCGAACACCGTCCAAACAGGAAACCCGCCCCCGTCGACCGCCTACTCCGCCGGGGTGACCAGGCCGAAACCGAAGCCGGTGGACCTCGCGCAGTGGTACCACCCGTATCCCGAGGCGGGCGTCCAGGAAGCCGTCACCCGCTACGCGGCCGCGTACCAGAAGTCCAAGGTCGCGGTGCAGTGGAATCCCGACGACTACGAAACGAAACTGAACGCCGCGCTGCAGGCGGGCCCGGTCCCGGACGTCTTCGAAGGCCAGGTGACCGTCGAGCGCGTCCGGCAGAACCTCCTCGTCCCGCTCGACGACGTCATCGGGCCCGTGCGCGGGGACTTCAACCCCTCGGTGCTCGCGGCGCAGACCGTCGACGGCAAGACTTACGGCATTCCGCAGGCGCTGGACACCCAAGTTCTCTTCTACCGCAAGAGTTTCCTGCAGGAGGCCGGGGTGCAGCCGCCGCGGACGCTCGACGAACTCGTCGACGCCGCCAAGAAACTCTCCAAGGACGGCGTCAAAGGACTGTTCGCCGGCAACGACGGGGGCGCGGCGGCGCTCGCCGGGCCGCTGCTGTGGTCGGCCGGGCTCGACTACGTCAAGGACGGGAAATCCGTCGGCTTCGACGATCCGCGCACCGCCACGGCGTTCGCGAAACTCCACGAGCTCAACGGTTCGCTGCTGCTGGGCGCCGCGACGGACTGGCCGGATCCGCTCCCGTTCATCGACGGGCTCACCGCCATGCAATGGACCTGGCTGTGGAACCTGCCGAAGATCCAGGACACCTTGAAGGACGACTTCGGCGTCCTGGCCTTCCCCCGGCTCGACGCGGCGGGCGCGCCGTCCGTGCCGGTCGGCGGGTTGAGCGCGATGGTGCACGCCAAGAGCCTGAACCCCAACGCCGCCAAGGACTTCGTCAAATGGCTGTGGCTGGAGCGCGTCGACTTCCAGCAGGAGTTCGCCACCAAGTTCGGTTTCCATCTGCCCGCGCGGCTGAGCGTGCTCGACAAGGTCACCGCGGCGGGCGACGCCGCGAAGCTGGTCAAGGAGAACGGACGCGCCGCCGGTCCACTGTGGACACCGGCGGCGAACACCGCGCTCGTCGACGCGCTGGGCCGGATCGCCCGCGACGGCGCCGACCCGGCCACCGAGACCAAAGCCGCCGTCGAGGCGGTCAAAGCCGAACTGGGTCGCCTTTCCGCCTGA
- a CDS encoding long-chain fatty acid--CoA ligase, with the protein MLSTMQDGQLSLGRLLRHGTTVHSESEVITWTGSEARRETYGELGKHAARLANALRSLGITGDQRVGTFMWNNAEHMAAYLAIPAMGAVLHTLNIRLFPEQLVFVANHAEDQVVIVDGTLVPLLAKQLPGLKTVRHVIVANGDASTLPAPDGVQVHSYDELLAGQPDTFDWPEVDERSAAAMCYTSGTTGDPKGVAYSHRSIWLHSMQVTMSDSMRLAQHDKALAIVPMFHAMAWGMPYAAMMVGASLLMPDRFLQPAPIAQMLEAEKPTFAGAVPTIWQGLLSHLDANPQDISHLREVVVGGSAAPPSLMHAFEDRYGVPILHAWGMTETSPLGSVARPPASATGEKAWDYRYTQGRFPASVSARLIGDNGEELPWDNESVGELEVQGPWIAASYYGGKAGDEPDPEKFHDGWLRTGDVGKISPDGYLTLTDRAKDVIKSGGEWISSVDLENQVMAHPAVAEAAVVGIPDEKWDERPLVAVVLKEGQSATAEDLRDFLSDKVAKWQLPENWTFVDEVPKTSVGKFDKKRLRAFHSEGKLDVSQL; encoded by the coding sequence ATGTTGAGCACGATGCAGGACGGGCAGCTGTCACTGGGCAGGCTGCTCCGCCACGGCACCACGGTGCACTCCGAGAGCGAAGTCATCACCTGGACCGGTTCAGAAGCCCGCCGGGAGACCTACGGCGAGCTCGGCAAGCACGCCGCTCGCCTGGCCAACGCCCTCCGGAGCCTCGGGATCACCGGCGACCAGCGCGTCGGCACCTTCATGTGGAACAACGCCGAGCACATGGCCGCATACCTGGCCATCCCGGCGATGGGCGCGGTGCTGCACACGCTGAACATCCGGCTGTTCCCCGAGCAGCTCGTCTTCGTCGCCAACCACGCCGAGGACCAGGTCGTCATCGTCGACGGCACGCTCGTCCCGCTGCTGGCCAAGCAGCTGCCCGGGCTGAAGACCGTGCGCCACGTGATCGTGGCCAACGGTGACGCCTCCACCCTCCCCGCGCCGGACGGCGTCCAGGTGCACTCCTACGACGAACTGCTGGCCGGTCAGCCGGACACGTTCGACTGGCCCGAAGTGGACGAGCGGTCGGCCGCCGCGATGTGCTACACCTCGGGCACCACGGGTGACCCGAAGGGCGTCGCGTACTCGCACCGGTCGATCTGGCTGCACTCGATGCAGGTCACGATGTCCGACAGCATGCGGCTGGCCCAGCACGACAAGGCCCTCGCGATCGTCCCGATGTTCCACGCGATGGCGTGGGGCATGCCGTACGCGGCGATGATGGTCGGCGCCTCGCTGCTCATGCCGGACCGCTTCCTCCAGCCCGCGCCCATCGCCCAGATGCTGGAGGCCGAAAAGCCGACCTTCGCCGGCGCCGTCCCGACGATCTGGCAGGGCCTGCTCTCCCACCTCGACGCGAACCCGCAGGACATCTCGCATCTGCGCGAGGTCGTCGTCGGCGGATCGGCGGCGCCGCCGTCGCTGATGCACGCCTTCGAAGACCGCTACGGCGTGCCGATCCTGCACGCGTGGGGCATGACCGAGACCTCGCCGCTGGGCAGCGTCGCGCGCCCGCCCGCCTCCGCGACCGGCGAGAAGGCATGGGACTACCGCTACACCCAAGGCCGCTTCCCGGCGTCCGTCAGCGCCAGGCTGATCGGCGACAACGGCGAGGAACTGCCGTGGGACAACGAAAGCGTCGGCGAACTCGAGGTGCAGGGCCCGTGGATCGCGGCTTCGTACTACGGCGGCAAGGCCGGTGACGAACCCGACCCGGAGAAGTTCCACGACGGCTGGCTGCGCACCGGCGACGTCGGCAAGATCAGCCCCGACGGCTACCTGACGCTGACCGACCGCGCGAAGGACGTCATCAAGTCCGGCGGCGAGTGGATCTCGTCGGTGGACCTGGAGAACCAGGTGATGGCGCATCCCGCGGTGGCCGAGGCGGCCGTGGTCGGCATCCCCGACGAGAAGTGGGACGAGCGCCCGCTGGTCGCCGTCGTGCTCAAGGAGGGCCAGAGCGCCACGGCCGAAGATCTGCGCGATTTCCTGTCCGACAAGGTCGCGAAGTGGCAGCTTCCGGAGAATTGGACCTTTGTGGACGAAGTCCCGAAGACCAGTGTCGGCAAGTTCGACAAGAAGCGGCTGCGGGCGTTCCACTCCGAAGGCAAGCTCGACGTCAGTCAGCTCTAA